From Oncorhynchus nerka isolate Pitt River linkage group LG1, Oner_Uvic_2.0, whole genome shotgun sequence, the proteins below share one genomic window:
- the LOC115126919 gene encoding ubiquitin-conjugating enzyme E2 A-like isoform X2 gives MSTPARRRLMRDFKRLQEDPPAGVSGAPSENNIMVWNAVIFGPEGTPFEDGTFKLTVEFTEEYPNKPPTVRFVSKMFHPNVYADGSICLDILQNRWSPTYDVSSILTSIQSLLDEPNPNSPANSQAAQLYQENKREYEKRVSAIVEQSWRDS, from the exons ATGTCTACTCCGGCAAGAAGACGATTGATGAGAGATTTTAAACG GTTACAAGAAGACCCTCCGGCTGGCGTCAGTGGTGCCCCTTCCGAaaacaacataatggtgtggAATGCAGTCATATTCGG CCCAGAAGGGACACCTTTTGAGGATG GCACATTTAAGCTTACTGTTGAGTTCACAGAAGAATACCCTAACAAACCCCCCACAGTACGATTTGTGTCAAAGATGTTTCATCCAAATG TGTATGCAGATGGCAGTATATGTCTAGACATTCTGCAGAATCGATGGAGTCCAACCTATGATGTGTCATCCATTCTTACCTCTATTCAG TCTCTGCTAGACGAACCAAACCCCAACAGCCCAGCCAACAGTCAGGCGGCCCAGCTTTACCAAGAAAACAAGAGGGAGTACGAGAAGCGTGTGTCGGCCATTGTAGAACAGAGCTGGAGGGACAGTTGA
- the LOC115126919 gene encoding ubiquitin-conjugating enzyme E2 A-like isoform X1 — protein MSTPARRRLMRDFKRLKGNLVRAGLPVPVPHASFQMSSLKSKHLKKWPNLLHPYTQGIRRCASTTPGIQFRLQEDPPAGVSGAPSENNIMVWNAVIFGPEGTPFEDGTFKLTVEFTEEYPNKPPTVRFVSKMFHPNVYADGSICLDILQNRWSPTYDVSSILTSIQSLLDEPNPNSPANSQAAQLYQENKREYEKRVSAIVEQSWRDS, from the exons ATGTCTACTCCGGCAAGAAGACGATTGATGAGAGATTTTAAACG GCTCAAGGGGAACCTGGTGAGGGCGGGTCTTCCGGTGCCAGTACCCCATGCAAGTTTTCAGATGTCGAGCCTTAAGTCCAAACACTTGAAAAAATGGCCAAATCTTTTACATCCTTACACTCAG GGGATCAGACGCTGTGCATCAACCACACCAGGAATTCAATTCAG GTTACAAGAAGACCCTCCGGCTGGCGTCAGTGGTGCCCCTTCCGAaaacaacataatggtgtggAATGCAGTCATATTCGG CCCAGAAGGGACACCTTTTGAGGATG GCACATTTAAGCTTACTGTTGAGTTCACAGAAGAATACCCTAACAAACCCCCCACAGTACGATTTGTGTCAAAGATGTTTCATCCAAATG TGTATGCAGATGGCAGTATATGTCTAGACATTCTGCAGAATCGATGGAGTCCAACCTATGATGTGTCATCCATTCTTACCTCTATTCAG TCTCTGCTAGACGAACCAAACCCCAACAGCCCAGCCAACAGTCAGGCGGCCCAGCTTTACCAAGAAAACAAGAGGGAGTACGAGAAGCGTGTGTCGGCCATTGTAGAACAGAGCTGGAGGGACAGTTGA